The Oryzias latipes chromosome 9, ASM223467v1 region TACAACAAGGTCGTGTGATTTAGTCAGAATTGACTGAAAATAggcatttttccaaaaatattgGATATCGTGCATGTAATGTTTCTGCTGCCTGAGATTTTCTTCAGGACATATTATTTCCATGAACACTCTTAACTTCTTAATTGTTTTGTACAGTGTCATGAaagaattgttcttttttatatgACAACAAGCTGATGAATTGTGTTAGATTTGAACACAAGCAGATGTTTTTTAGTCAAGTTCAGAGTGTTcagtttaattgttttgtttttgtaattctgAAAAGGACTtataaaatgtttctaaaaagctttttttttaaagcgtgTTTACCATTAAACACATTCCAGGTCATTTATAGATAAAGAATAACACACTTCtcttatatatatgtgtgtgtgtatctagtacacacatacacagttttttaagtttcaattAAAGGTTAGcagtaaaaatcaaaaagatgTACTTTAAACCAGCCTGTCCTGATACATGTTTTAgataataaaactaaaaatgctgcttttattgAGACAAATATCCCGGCTAactttaaatttgacaaacgttttgtttgtttattttaaagaaaacagttgTATCTGCAGACATTTAGCTATATACAACACTGTAAATAATGTCTAGCTAATTGCTACATTGTCCGTCTGCTTCTGTTTTTCAAAAGGTTTGGAATTGCAGCTTAcagaaaatacagcagcggcagTGGATACCCCAATATATCCCTCTCCACACCTCTAACTGGGATCCCTAAAcccgtgtttgcatctgtgGATGGCCAGGAAAAATACGAGACTAAGATAACGACGCTAGAAAATGGCCTTAAAGTTGCCTCTCAAAATAAGTTTGGTCAATTCTGCACGGTTGGAAGTAAGTTCAAACAAAAAGAGTAATTGGATCATCTTTAGCTTTGTTGTCTCTTcacactttctttctttcttttagttttagttaATTCTGGATCCAGACACGAAGCAAAGTATCCGAGCGGAATAGCTCACTTCTTAGAAAAGCTGGCCTTTTCTGTAAGCTAAAATTGTGGAGAGTATTAGTATGTGTGTAAACTGAGGCTTACAACATCTTTACTGTTAGTCCACAGCACAGTATGGAAGTAAAGATGAAATCCTTCTCACGCTGGAGAAACACGGGGGAATTTGTGACTGCCAAACATCGAGGTAAGCCGCACGTTTTCTGTTGAGAGGTTTACTGGATCTAGTCTGAACCACTGACTATGTTCCTGTGCAGAGACACCACCATGTATGCAGTCTCTGCTGAAGTCAAAGGTCTGGACACCGTGGTCAGCCTCCTGTCCGACGCCGTCCTTCAGCCACGCCTGCTCGGTTCGTccgtttgtcttgtttttcttttccactgGTTCTGATCCGTTTTGGAGAACACAAGACTTTTTGTTTCAATGCAGACGAAGAAATCGAGATGACCCGGATGGCCGTTCGCTTTGAGCTGGAAGATCTAAACATGAGACCGGACCCGGAGCCGTTACTCACTGAAATGATCCACGCCGTGAGTGACTCCTCGTGGTTCTGATGCCCTTTTAGGAGAGTTAGTTCATAGGTTGTGGGTTGTTACTTTGGCGCTGATCCGATTCCATtcacaaaacataaacatctgttgttttggatcatttaacAACACATCCTGAAGCTGTTCTCCACAGTTTAGCCGACTACAGTTCCAACTTCTTCAGACGGTCACATGACGTCGCATCATTGATCAGATTTTACTAATATTCTTAGTTTTATATTCAatctttttattcaaactgtcaactgtttttaaaaccaaTCTGATTATTTATTTCAGTAACTAAACTTCAtcctaatattttattttttcatcttttaaaaacacacttgaTTCTTTTACTTTGAGAATCTTCTCCGACACTTTACTCTGAAGGTTTAAATAACTTCCTGTgacatttggtttgttttctttatataattAAATCCACCTTTGTTCTGCATTTTAGAGCCACAATTACATTTTCTACTCGTCTATATTTATAAAGATTGCGAATCAGCAATCTTTGACATCACAAATATTCATTCTCGTTTTCTCTGGATCAGATTACAGATATCCGAGTATTCGGATACTTGTTACAACCCTAatcatttgtgtatttttaagtGTCAGGATGcacttctcacacacacacacacactgttgaGAGCttgtgacaaaaaacaaaaaagatcttcttcaagcaggatttttttcgtctgcccctgattcacaacaactggAATAAATACACCCAAAtgcattttgagcttaattttttcatgtgtgtgtccttactcatcagaaaaatgccacaagaacatgttaaaaacactattttcagtTGTATATTAAGGTAATACCGTGGAAAACAGGACAACTTTGTGGCTCAGATGAGAAGAGGACACACAATCCAGACATAATCCTGATAAGAATCTCTGCTCTTAGATTCACTTTTTGTACTTCGTGGATTTGTATTGAAGGAAAACTAAACCTGGATGTTGTCGTTTGTCTCCAGGCTGCGTATCGAGGAAACACGGTGGGACTTCCCCGCTTTTGTCCTGCAGAGAATGTGGACAAGATCGACCGGAAAGTTCTGCACAAATACATGCGCAGCTACTACTGTCCTGAGCGCATGGTGCTGGCTGGAGTGGGCATTGAGCACGAGCAGCTGGTTGAATGCGCCAGGAGGTACCTGCTGGGCGTGAAGCCCGTGTGGGGGGAGGGCTCTGCGGCCGACGTGGACCTCTCGGTGGCTCAGTACACGGGGGGCATCGTCAAGGTGAGTCCAGCGCTGCCGCAGAGACTCCTTCGAAACGGAAGACGTGATTGTTCTTCTGTCGGCCCGATTTAGACGGAGAAGGACATGTCGGACGTGAGCCTCGGCCCCACCCCCATCCCAGAACTCACCCACATCATGATCGGCTTGGAGAGCTGCTCCTTCCTGGTTGGTTTTCGGCCGGGCAGGTTTCCGGCGGTCCGCTGAAGCacacagagctgaaaatgcttctgTTGCAGGAGGACGACTTCATCCCGTTTGCTGTGCTGAACATGATGATGGGAGGAGGGGGCTCCTTCTCTGCAGGAGGACCCGGAAAAGGCATGTTTACCCGTTTGTACCTGAATGTCCTCAACAGGTCAGTCTTCAACCACCTGCTCTGTGTCCGATTCTGAGTTTATTGCTGATTAAGAACATCTTTACGGCTTTTGTGGTCGGCAGGCATCACTGGATGTACAACGCCACCTCTTACCATCACAGCTACGAAGACAGCGGCCTGCTCTGTATCCATGCTAGTTCGGATCCCAGACAGGTCTGTGTAGCAGCTGATGGGGGCACTTCAGCTCCAATCTGTGATGGATTTCCTTACTGAGTTTATTCCTAACAAAGAAAGCAGATTTGTGtttggaaatgctttttaaatgcaGTTGTCCCTCGTTTATCACAGGAGTTTTAAAACTAACCACCAAAAGACTAACGTAGTAAGATAAGTTTTAGAGCAGTAAAATTCCTCACTagacataaacattttcacactcttctctcgtgtttaaactcacaaagtggaaaaataagtccaggattatagaatgaaaacaagatCTAATCCCAATCACAGATTTACTTGGaaaactgaacgcattctgtacaggagacacgacacgcaggagattgattgacaatatctacagccaatcagaaagcaGAACATGGTGTACTGTGGGAATAAGAAAGCGTGGAAAGttgtgtttaaaagaaaatcagtgAAAGGTGAACTGTGATAGAGTGAGGGAACACTTTATCTGCCAAACATCATGTTTAGTGATCCAAAGCGTCATTTTAGACGGAAAGTTCAACTCTCagcgcttgtttttgtccagatgatgaagaaaaagtcCACAAGTAGTTTTCTAGATCCCTTTGGTTGAAGAAATGTCGTACATTAACTCTGATCAAAAAATGTGGGGCTACGAATTCTCACTATAActcctaactactaaaaaatgtAGCggggcactatgtagtgccccttaattttaaaagtaattcagacaccatgctcactacttttttttttaaatggtgaatatgacgtcatcgaattcctgaagttaaaatctaaatgATATCAGCGTTTTGCGACGATTAtctatgagtccactgtcttctgaatattaaaaatgttcatggtttatcaaaaaaatacatttaaataaagttttttggcaaaaatggtTTTGACCCAATGCATTTTGGTCTAtgttcgccgatctagtgagcatcgatgcacactggttttccaTAGAGACTTCtgagaaatttctagggcactggattttggagttgtagatttggacagctgTAGAAAATGGAGAACGCTCCATGTAGGGCAGTATGTAGaaagtagggaaggaatttagACACAACGTCGTGGATCAACAAAGACATGTCCATCGTAGAGACATTCGATGGACAGAGATCTTGTCTACTGTCTTCTGTGGAATACCATCCGTCCACCTATGTTCAAGTTTCTGTTGTTCTGGTACACGCCGAAAACAGCATTCAGGCtgtgtgaccggaacttcttttgtAGGTGtccatgatcactttttaatggacaATCTGTAACCAATCAGAATCaggtattcacccggaccaacTATAGAACAGAGGTGGTCCTGGCTAGATCTACACCCTGGACGGCGCCCTTGTGTTCTAAAAAATCGCCCTCTACAAGATGGCGCCCTGGGTGACCCCCCCTGCATTGCCCATAGGAAAAACCGCGACTGCTTTAAAACAAGATACCATTTCAGTCTAGTAATCTTGCAGCTTTATGTTTTATAGGACGGAATGTGGTTAAGTGTTTCTAACTTCTTCTTTCAGGTGCGTGAAATGGTGGAAATAATCACCAGGGAATTCATTCAGATGGGTGGGAGTGCAGGAGAGGTAATTCACCCCCACCGTTTGCCCTCATGTTGGGGGCTTTTTAACCTAAGTTGATAGGAAATCATTTTACGTTCTGCAACCCAGATGGAGCTGGAGAGAGCCAAGACTCAGCTGAAGTCCATGCTGATGATGAACCTGGAGTCCCGGCCGGTTATATTCGAGGATGTCGGTCGGCAGGTTCTGTCCACGGGGAACAGGAAGCTCCCCCACGAGCTCTGCCAGCTGATAAGTGAGTCTGCCTACTGAACACCCCCGACCGCCACCCcctcataaaacaaacaaaatggagatgacatcacagcaggagtCTTTTAAGAGGCTCAAAGAATACatatttcaaaatccactaCGTTTTAagctattatgggatggccacatgaCCTATAACTTGGCGGCCACTTTGAGGTATCGGCAAAATCTTCAGGATTTCCTCGTTGGCGTGGTCGTGCGTGTAGACGGCGGCCGTCAGCCAGGGATGATGCTAATACGAAATGGCTGAACGGCTGTTGCTCGGATATTTTTTACGTAAGGGTTTATGGCCCACGAAGTTTGCATTATCGTTGCTTCTGCGACGTGCGTTCATttctccagatgatgaagctaaagtttgtttttaagaccaggtgtgcattatcattttttaatgcacacccagcagccaataaGAATCAagaattcacctggaccatggtataacaaaATTGAATCCATGAATTGCAGCTCAAGCTGAATGAAAGGATATGACGAACATTCTGAACAGACTAGCAATGTGGGTGTGGtcaacaaaaacctttgttgccaGGAGAATTCAACATTTTACCTTTAATAAGGCTGtttctgaattcccaccctaaccctaTAGTGCACTCTATAGAGCGTTCTCCATTTTCTAGTCCTATCCGAaccaattccaaaatccagagccctagaaatttcccagaagtctcagcgtaaaaacagtgtgcatcaatgctcactagattggtgaatatagaccaaaaTGCATTGTGTCAGAACAATTATTgccaaaataatttatttaaatgtatttttttaataaaccatcaacgttgttaccttcagaagacagtggactcataaacaATCGTCGCAAagcgctcatatcaattagattttaactttgtgaaatcgatgacgtcatatccaggcatggtgtccgaattgcttttagaattctagttttttagtagtttgggGTTGGGGTGGGAGAGGTACGTAaacctgttcgtcacccccaggcgAGCAAAATGATGAAATGGCTGCTaaggagataaaaccaacagaaaagggtgtttttttttcatgaatctgTCACAAGCACCTCTGACCAGTGTGGCAGGGgcggaaggggggggggggcggtgaAGCAGCTGCTTCACTagtgagggcgggtcaaaagaGGGCAGTGGGGACAGGCAGCCCCACTCGCAGCTTTATTTGATTTCAGATCGGCCCCTGAAAGGAGCCCTTCGTTGTTTTCAGGTAAAGTGACAGCCGGCGACATTAAGAGAGTGACCACCAAGATGCTGCGCGGTAAACCTGCAGTGGCGGCGCTGGGCGACCTGAGCGAGCTGCCCTCCTACGAGCACATTCAGGCCGCGCTGTCCAGCAAAGACGGGCGGCTGCCGCGGATGTACCGCCTCTTCCGGTAAACCTCCACCGAGCCGCCAGACGGCGGACTGGATCGGACTTTTGCTCTAGCGGCCCCTCCCAACTCTGAACTCGCCACACATGAATCTGGGAGGGGCGGGGGGAAAACAAACCATGGGGGTTTTAAAGCAGCTACTCCACATTAATCATAGTTGTTCATCTTATGGATCTGCGCTCATTTCTGGGATGCAGTTCGGTCTCAAAGAAACGCTTTGAACCCAAAACAGCTTCCTGCccccttcaaagtaaaagtgaatGTTTTAATGTGTGAATCCACACAGGAAGTGTGtgataaattattatttactgTACCCTCAGgattctttaaagtttttttttaaagcattggCTTAAACATATCACAGGAATTATGAAAAGGTTGAACTTTTTCCCCAACACTTTCCAATCGTGAGAGTTTTGAGGTTCACCTGTTGGCCAAATgttctgtaaaaagaaaagaaaaagaacaaccaACCCTCAAGATGTCAGATTTTTAATGTCAGTTTCTGTTCTTACAAGTTACATGAGACATTTCAGCGAATAATAAATATTGGTAAACATCTTTTGCTTTATCCTGTTAATGCGGTTTAGTAcaagttacaaaaataaaaaaatctcagcATCTGGGAAGCTACATATATACAAGACTTTGTTTTGGGTCTGTTTTAAAACGTTAAACTTTGATTTGAAAAGTTcggtatatattttttaatcgttaaaaaaatcttcagaAACGTTTCTTTCctaattcttttttcttgttctttaaGTAAAAAAGCTGTAATGTGTTTCTCTGACGTTTTTCCTCCAGTCTGTAAATGTGGAAACTGAAAGCGTCAGGACAACATGTGATCTTTTTCTCTACAAAATGGTGAAGGTGAGGCTTTCACAGATTGGCTTTTCTTTTGCCACTTCCAAGCGTTTCCCTCCCTCTGCTCAGAAAACACCGGCGTCTTTTCCCTCAGTCTACAGTCAAGTGTTCGACACTCTGCATGTGTCTGGCAAAGATATGGACAAACGTGTGGGGGAAAATGTAAATGAGGGCAGGTTACATGGCGTTAAAGGAGCAGCTTATGAGGAAACGATGTAGAGCCACaggcactttttctttttttgcttttcatgcGGTAAAAACAAGTTAACCGTTGTGCTACATCCACTGACAGCTTCTATGGGTTTATATGGTGAGAAGTAAGGCAGTGAGTTATGGGCTTGTTGTAGTGCTTCGCCTGACCTCATGATGGTGGAACAGAGTCTCCCTGATCTGTCCTCATTCTTCTCAGCTGTCACCCCGCAGGGCTGGTAAACGCACAGATTCTGCCGCTCTGATTCAAGTCCCTTCAGATACGGTTAGTGTAAAACCACAAGGCGATTCTTCGGGTTCCTCCTGACGGGAGAAATCCGGTTTGCAGAAAAAAGGTCCAGTCAGTCCACGTTGAGCCCCGGTGGACGATCGGCTTTGGTTTTCCTTTTGGTCCTCTTCCAGCCGAGGCACAGGCTGGTTCCGGTCCGGCGGGTCAGGAGATGCTGCAGACGGTGCTGGGGCTCGTCATCCCCTCTTTGGCTCTCCTCAGCTCTCGGGCGGCCATCCTCCTCTTAATGCCCTCCAGGTACAAACCTCTGTCAAACTGCCCCGCACACAGGGGAACACTGCCCGCCCCcatacagaaaaacagcagaaatgtgGGGAGGAAACCAGAATCCGCTtgaagcaaaggaaaaaaaccctgatggtacatgtgaaaactgtttcaaacttgaaaaataatgtaaattaaaaaaaaacaagttaaaaaaatactgaaaacttGGATAAAATTAAAGTATAACAAAGGGAAGATggttagaaatgtaaaaaaaacaaaaataggacaaaaaagcagcaaatatttcaaattaacACTTTTAGGTTTATAGTTTTGCAAGTTTTCAGTATTtcttgaaatttaaaaacatttctatcaAGTTCAgaactgttttcatttatttttttccagttttcaaTGTGtacttttatgttaaaaaactttatatttacaattagttttttaaatatttgttttttgttatagaTGCTATACGAAGAAAGTTTTAGTACATaagtggtttgatgcacatTTGCATCAAAAGGGTTAAgacttttcaaatttacaatgtttttttctaaatgttttgattttttttttcacgtttaCAGTGTGCTCTTGaggatttaaactttttatttacaatctGGTTTATTCTTCACTTTAAGCTGATTTCCATTGGACTCCTTTTGTTAACTGAATCTACTCTTAAAGGTACAATAAGTAGCTTTCAATTTAAAGACGTTGTTTGGACTTTCTCTTCatcacttttcctttttcattaaaCAATCTTATGACGTAGTTCCTCCTTTAAGGATCATGTCATCCAAACATCTGAAGCCTTGAATTTGACCTTCATCAGTCTAACAGTAGGATGAGATTCCTCCAAAAACTGCAAATATCTGACTTGAGCGCCACATTTGGTAAGTCATAAAAGACAGATCGCATTTTCCAGCTGGACTTTGAATTAATCTGGCATAATCTTATGcaaagtcaaaatgaaaaaggttaTGGTGGAAGATGCCGGGGATAAATTGACAGTGATTGTGATTGGAGTTGGCAGGACTCACTTGTCTCTTCCTGGCCTGACTTTGACCTGAAAGACCCCGATGACGGGCCTGTGGTCGGACGTCCTGACACTGGAGCAGCTGTTGTATTTGACCACCTTAATTTCTTTGGGGTTCCTGCTCTTGAACAGAATTCTGTCCTGCAAATGGAAACGCAGAAGATCTCAAACCTGCTGTTCAAATGACGTAAAGTCTGACCTGAAAGTCACGCGTCCGTCTCGCTTCGGTCTTACCGTGTACGAAGGCGTCCTCTGTTTGGATGTAGTGTCGTATTTATCACAGCCGATGTCAAATTTGTAGGTGGGGAAAAAGCATATGGGAGCCTCTTTGAAGCCTTTGAAGATGGAGCCTGCAGGTGAATGGAAGGACGTTACTCTTTCCTTCTGTTAGGACGTCTAAAAGACCGAAGCCTCGTTTGTTCTCACCATCCTTCAGTTCCTTGGAGAGCTGGTCGTGCTCCAGCAGGGTGCTCATATCGCCCCCTACTGTCCGCGCCATGATGGCCTCCACGTCGGCTCGATCTTTATTCAGCCTAAAGTTAAAGTCTCCAAACCAGAAGACCTGATCGAAGCGCGTGGTGACATCAGCTGCAGgaacagaaaatgtttacaaCGTGAGGCTTTCCGTTCCTAACCGCTTCGTTTGAATCGTGAGATTTTCCGATTTACATAGTTCAGAGCGGTAGGGATTGGTGTCTGGAAGGCTTTTAGGAAGAGTCAACGCCTCGATGATCTTGTTGTAATCCAGAACTCTTTCGTAAACTTTGGCGTCTCCGGCTAGAAGAGGAACAGAGTTACAGATCAAAGGCTGCAGACGGTTTGGGTTGAATCGTCCTGTGAGAAATCCCAGCCGTGGCGTCTCCGGAGCGCAGAGGCTGGTACTCACAGGTGAAGTGAGACGTGATGAACAAAAACGACGTTCCAAAGAAGGTTAAAGCGATTCCCAAAGCCCCTTTGGTTTTGATCTGAGAGATGATCCTGGTTGTGACTGTCGAGTGCTCCGGCACTGTGGGGGGCAACAAAAGAcagatttggtttttgttgATCGACTTTATCATCATTCCCAATCAGATGGAGACGGCTTTTTCCCACATTAAAATAACCTGCAGAATTATTTTATCAGAGAAAGTTAGACTTTATAACATTGAGCCATAAATCTGACCAAAAGCTGCAAAGAAACATGACTAAACGCACCTGAACAGAACCATATAAGGTCTCTTCTTGTGAACACGTTCAGGTATAAAACGCCGTGTGATGCTGCGTACAGCATCACATAGTGAGGCCCCAGTGTTTCCTGGATGCAGATCTCCCACTCCCTCCTGCAGGGACACACAGCGGTTTACACGGCGCTCATGAAGCGCCGCGCATCAACCTTAACATCCGACATACTTGTCCTGGCATCCCTCCTGAACGCCGACCACGTAGAAATCCTGCGCAAACTCTGAGTCGGTTGGAAGGAGGAGGTCGTTCAGGTTGGCTGGAAGAAACTGGGAAAAGACAGAGAGGTGGGTCAAAGCTCAGCTGGAGGCTGTGGAGTGACGTCCAGCCGCCAGTCCCACGTCTAACCCGCTCCCCCTGCATGTTCCATGTGACGATGTAAATGCCCAGCGTCCTGTTGGGGAAGTAACGTTCCAGCTCCTCGGCGCCGAGCAGGGCGCTGCTTCCCAGAACGCTGCCCTCCAAGAAGCTCCTGGAGAGAAGACACAGCAAGAACAGACGTGACCCATTGGTTGCTCTGCTCGTGTCCAAACGCTGTGAAGAACGAGCTTCTCCTCTGAACCTTCCTCCTAAAGAGAATACCAGCAATGATCTAAAACCACATGATGTCCAAGGACTGCCTTCATCAACAAATGCACCATGACCTGCTGAGCCCACCGTACCTGTTCCTCATGTCCTGGGGTCTGATGGGGCTCAGAACGCTGTAGAAGGACTTCAGGGTGTTCACAGAGATGTCATCCGACCCCATGTCCTCCAGCTGGCTGTGAGATCTCTCGCCTAACTTCTGTTTGCCCGGCATTTTATAATCCAAACAATCTCTGTCAATCCTATTAGAGGTCCTTAAAGGGGCGGACACGAAGCTCCTCTCCAGAGCGGGCAGGGGCCCTCGTGGTTGCAGAGGTGACAGGCGCACTTTGGCGGGCCTCTCCTcgctgctgctctgctggcTGTGCGGCCTGCCGTCGCTCCCGGACAGGCTGCTCCCTCTGCCCCGGAAGTCTGGTGAATCCTGGTCATCATCCCTCCCGCTGAGGGCAAAGACGGCCGGAGCTGGGGGGTCTTCTTTAAGCGAGTCGGTGGAGGAGCCGGTACCCGCCCGGTCACTCAGACTCTCCTGGCTGTTGTGGATCCTCCTGGTTCTCAAGGTCTCCTCCAGGGAGACGCTTTTGACGAACCGTGTCAGCTTCGGAAGTGAAGGGGGTCTGGGCTGAAATGTGGTGACCTCTCCCCCGGCAAGACCTGCAACATCCTCATTCTGCTTGGCCAATCTCCTGGCTGTTAAGGGGGTCTGGAGTCTTTGGCGCTCATGGGAAACGGAGTTCCCTTTAGCGAGGCTGGACAGGTGGAGGGCTCCGTTCTCTCCATCCTCACTCATTCTCATGTCCAACATCAGCTGCGGTTTCTCATCGCTGTAACGGCGCCTGCAGACAAACATGAGAGTCCGGCGTTTCAGCAACAGCTTTATCCTAAACCTGACTGCTAAAATTAACTGTACCCCATCTATTAAAATGTTTAGATCgaaacaaaagttcactttgaaGCGGTAATAAATGTGACGCGCTGTTAGCTAGTACTAGGTTAGCTTTAGCCGTCCCTTTCTGTCTCCGAAAAAAACTCTCCTAAAATACttcattaaacattttattgggAATTAAAGTCATTTCGCATCAGTTTTGCAATAAAGTTGCATTTTCCGTTCTGTAACTAATAGTCCACGCTGACTGAGTCattattttgctgttgttcACAGAGCTAAAGAAGTGCTAAATAACAGCTAGCTAAGCTAACAACATGGCAGcgtctgtttttatatttatagcCACAtatctattattttatttaagttttactTGTAAGTTGAATAACTCAAAGCGTCCTTACCTCCGCTCAACACTTTGCTTCGgggcacctttttttttaacactggcCGACTACTTCCTTAGCAACGACTGACAACAAAGGTTTCGTTGCTACGTGATCGATTAGGCTTTGTCACAGCGCCCCCGCGTGTTGAGAAGGTTGATTGCAGCTTGTGAAGTACATAATCCACAAAggagttttaaaatatattcgACAAAATCTGTCCATAAGTATTCCTCTCAAGaacttttttgttacatttgtaaaaattataaatattttacttttgttctaaaaaaatgtaaaaagaaacaaccaagtttacagttttttacaATTAACACACCATAAAGGATCAGTATAAGTATTATAGTATTATATATTaagaataatttattttttgctgcttaGCTCGATATAAATATAACCAGCTTCTGAGTTAAGtcaactttttgatttttttttaaaatgctgcactctcttttgattaaaaattacaaatacaattttgaataaTTACATATACTGAAAATTGTCAATTTCTCATTTCTTATTCTCAACCTTCAAAAAGCTGAACCTAGACGGTTTAAAAGATTCAaaccagccatccatccaccccAATTCAGGATTATTAGTCATTAGCAGAACAATCAAGTCAAAAGAGTGGAAAAGGTTTTGAGTTTTAATCCTATTTCGGTCAATTATCT contains the following coding sequences:
- the inpp5e gene encoding 72 kDa inositol polyphosphate 5-phosphatase isoform X1, producing MLDMRMSEDGENGALHLSSLAKGNSVSHERQRLQTPLTARRLAKQNEDVAGLAGGEVTTFQPRPPSLPKLTRFVKSVSLEETLRTRRIHNSQESLSDRAGTGSSTDSLKEDPPAPAVFALSGRDDDQDSPDFRGRGSSLSGSDGRPHSQQSSSEERPAKVRLSPLQPRGPLPALERSFVSAPLRTSNRIDRDCLDYKMPGKQKLGERSHSQLEDMGSDDISVNTLKSFYSVLSPIRPQDMRNRSFLEGSVLGSSALLGAEELERYFPNRTLGIYIVTWNMQGERFLPANLNDLLLPTDSEFAQDFYVVGVQEGCQDKREWEICIQETLGPHYVMLYAASHGVLYLNVFTRRDLIWFCSVPEHSTVTTRIISQIKTKGALGIALTFFGTSFLFITSHFTSGDAKVYERVLDYNKIIEALTLPKSLPDTNPYRSELSDVTTRFDQVFWFGDFNFRLNKDRADVEAIMARTVGGDMSTLLEHDQLSKELKDGSIFKGFKEAPICFFPTYKFDIGCDKYDTTSKQRTPSYTDRILFKSRNPKEIKVVKYNSCSSVRTSDHRPVIGVFQVKVRPGRDNVPLCAGQFDRGLYLEGIKRRMAARELRRAKEGMTSPSTVCSIS
- the inpp5e gene encoding 72 kDa inositol polyphosphate 5-phosphatase isoform X2, encoding MLDMRMSEDGENGALHLSSLAKGNSVSHERQRLQTPLTARRLAKQNEDVAGLAGGEVTTFQPRPPSLPKLTRFVKSVSLEETLRTRRIHNSQESLSDRAGTGSSTDSLKEDPPAPAVFALSGRDDDQDSPDFRGRGSSLSGSDGRPHSQQSSSEERPAKVRLSPLQPRGPLPALERSFVSAPLRTSNRIDRDCLDYKMPGKQKLGERSHSQLEDMGSDDISVNTLKSFYSVLSPIRPQDMRNRSFLEGSVLGSSALLGAEELERYFPNRTLGIYIVTWNMQGERFLPANLNDLLLPTDSEFAQDFYVVGVQEGCQDKREWEICIQETLGPHYVMLYAASHGVLYLNVFTRRDLIWFCSVPEHSTVTTRIISQIKTKGALGIALTFFGTSFLFITSHFTSGDAKVYERVLDYNKIIEALTLPKSLPDTNPYRSELSDVTTRFDQVFWFGDFNFRLNKDRADVEAIMARTVGGDMSTLLEHDQLSKELKDGSIFKGFKEAPICFFPTYKFDIGCDKYDTTSKQRTPSYTDRILFKSRNPKEIKVVKYNSCSSVRTSDHRPVIGVFQVKVRPGRDKNKLSKEIHHRLELKCPHQLLHRPVWDPN
- the pmpca gene encoding mitochondrial-processing peptidase subunit alpha — translated: MATRLSRCRSWNRVQRFGIAAYRKYSSGSGYPNISLSTPLTGIPKPVFASVDGQEKYETKITTLENGLKVASQNKFGQFCTVGILVNSGSRHEAKYPSGIAHFLEKLAFSSTAQYGSKDEILLTLEKHGGICDCQTSRDTTMYAVSAEVKGLDTVVSLLSDAVLQPRLLDEEIEMTRMAVRFELEDLNMRPDPEPLLTEMIHAAAYRGNTVGLPRFCPAENVDKIDRKVLHKYMRSYYCPERMVLAGVGIEHEQLVECARRYLLGVKPVWGEGSAADVDLSVAQYTGGIVKTEKDMSDVSLGPTPIPELTHIMIGLESCSFLEDDFIPFAVLNMMMGGGGSFSAGGPGKGMFTRLYLNVLNRHHWMYNATSYHHSYEDSGLLCIHASSDPRQVREMVEIITREFIQMGGSAGEMELERAKTQLKSMLMMNLESRPVIFEDVGRQVLSTGNRKLPHELCQLISKVTAGDIKRVTTKMLRGKPAVAALGDLSELPSYEHIQAALSSKDGRLPRMYRLFR